One window of the Caldisalinibacter kiritimatiensis genome contains the following:
- a CDS encoding HPr family phosphocarrier protein, whose product MESRKVIIKNKIGLHARPAALFVQTAGKFLSDIIVEKGEKKVNAKSIMGIMALGVSQGEEITIIAKGEDEKEAIEALVKLLNKDVEGE is encoded by the coding sequence GTGGAGTCAAGAAAAGTAATAATTAAAAATAAAATAGGTCTGCATGCTAGACCGGCTGCTTTATTTGTTCAAACAGCGGGTAAGTTCTTGAGTGATATAATAGTTGAAAAAGGTGAGAAAAAAGTTAATGCTAAGAGTATTATGGGAATAATGGCTTTAGGTGTTTCGCAAGGTGAAGAGATAACTATCATAGCTAAAGGAGAAGATGAAAAAGAAGCTATAGAAGCATTAGTGAAGTTATTAAATAAAGATGTTGAGGGAGAGTAA